Sequence from the Fulvivirga ligni genome:
CGTGGTCCGTTCCTGGTACCCAGCAAGCTTCTTTGCCTTCCATTCGGGCCTTTCTTATCAGTACATCCTGAATGGTGTTGTTTAGCATGTGCCCCATGTGCAATACACCAGTGACGTTAGGAGGTGGTATTACAATAGTGTAAGGCTCCTTGTCAGGGTTTGGCTCTGAGTGAAAAAAACCATGGTCCATCCAATACTGGTACCATTTTTCTTCTACTGCCGATGGATCATACTTTGTTGAAAGCGACATTCTAAATTTTGGATTTTTGGTTAAGACCGCAAAAATAGGAAAATGCCTCCGCTTTTTTAATATAAAATGTAAGGTTAAACATCAGCCTGTTTTTTAAGGTTATTCTGTGACTTGAAAAATGATTTTTGGTTTCACCTAGTTGCTTTAACTTTGGTAGAACCTCATGAATGAATAATGAACTATGAATATAAAGGCAAATGACCCATCGTTAAAAAGTTGGGTAGAGATTCCATCTGATTCTGATTTTCCGATTCAGAATTTACCATTTGGTATTTTTAGTACTGATTACCTGGAAGCTGGCGCTGGTGTAGCTATTGGTAATCATATTTTAGATCTTACCTATTTGCATGAAAATGGCTTTTTAGATGGATTAGGATTGCCGGCAGGAGTCTTTAATCAGAAGTATTTAAATGATTTTATCGGTTTAGGTAAGCAAGTAGCGCGGGAGGTAAGAGGCAGAATATCTGAGCTTTTGAATGTAGAAAATGATGAGCTTCAAAGTCAGGTGGCCGCTAGAGAGCTATCCCTGATCCCTATGGATGAAGCACAGATGCACATGCCGATAAGGGTTCCGAATTATACTGATTTTTATAGTAGTGAGTATCATGCAGCTAATGTTGGCACTATGTTTAGAGATGAGGAAAATGCCTTGTTTCCTAACTGGAAGCATCTTCCGGTAGGTTATCATGGTAGGGCATCTTCTATTGTGGCCTCAGGAGTAGATATTCATAGACCATATGGACAGTTAAAGCCAGCTGAGGTTGAAAAGCCATTCTTTGGAGCTTCAAAAAGGCTTGATTTTGAATTGGAAATGGCCTTTATTACTTGTAAAGAAAACGGACTTGGAAATCCGGTATCTCTTTCTGAATCAGATGATTACATATTTGGTTTTGTCTTATTTAATGATTGGTCTGCTCGTGATGTGCAGGTGTGGGAATATGTGCCATTAGGACCATTTTTAGCTAAGAGTTTTGCCTCATCCATGTCTCCCTGGATAGTAACGGCCGATGCTCTGGAACCATTTAAAGTGAATGGCCCTAAACAGGATCCCGAGGTGTTACCTTATCTTCAATATGAAGGAAGTAAGAATTATGATATTGATCTTCAGGTGTTTATTCAACCTGATAATGATGTGGCCAATTTAGTGTGTTCTACCAATTTCAAGCATATGTATTGGAATGTAAATCAGCAGCTGGCACATCAAACCATGAATGGCTGTAATTTGCAGGTCGGAGATATGTATGCTTCCGGCACCATTAGCGGACCAGATGAAGGTAGCTTTGGTTCTATGCTGGAGTTAGCCTGGAAAGGTACTAAGCCTATTCAACTCAAGAATGGTCAAAAGAGATCATTTTTGGAAGATGGAGATACCGTGATAATGAAAGGTCAATGTGAAAGAAATGGTGTAAAAATTGGCTTTGGAGAGTTGAAAAATAAAGTTTTACCCTCAAAAAATAAAGACTCATGATTATAGATCCGAGTACCGAAGCTTTAAATAAGCTACATGGCATATTAGTAGGTGCAGTGGCTCCCAGGCCCATTGCATTTGCTAGCACAATAGATGCTAAGGGAAATGTAAACCTGAGCCCTTTTAGCTATTTCAATGTATTCAGTGTTAATCCGCCTATTCTTGTGTTTTCTCCTTCCAGGCGAGGAAGAGATAATACTACTAAAGATACTCAGGATAATGTGCTCGAGGTGCCGGAGGTGGTAATCAGCACGGTGAATTATTCTATAGTGGAGCAAATGTCATTATCAAGCACGGAATATGACAAGGGTGTAAATGAGTTCGTGAAATCGGGTTTAACACCGATTCCCTCTACCAAAATAAAGCCACCAAGAGTAGCTGAAGCTCCGGTTTCTTTTGAATGTAAAGTGATAGATGTACAACCTTTAGGTGAAAACGGTGGCGCTGGTAATCTCGTACTTTGTGAGGTACTCCTGGTTCATATTAATGATGATATCCTGGATGAAAATGAAGTAATTGATCCATACAAACTAGATGCTGTGGCCAGAATGGGAGCCAACTGGTATTGCAGAGCTCAGGGAGATGCTATTTTCGAGATACCTAAGCCACTACGCAGACTAGGGGTTGGCGTGGATCAAATTCCTGAGTCTATCAGAAATAGTGATGTGCTAACGGGTAATAACTTAGGCAGATTGGGCAATGTAGAAGTGCTTCCTACTCAAGATGAAATAAATGCCTATATCGAAAATAATGTGCTAGTGGAGGATGTGAAGGAATTACATATACAGGCGAAGCAACACCTCGATAATGGAGATGTGCTTACCGCCTGGAAAGTGCTCTTATATGCAGATAGTTTATAATACTACCACAGGTATTTTGGTTGTAGAAACTATCTTTTTACTCATGCTTTTGTGAAACAAGTCAGAAATAAAGTTTCTGTCCTTGTGAATAACGAAAAGGGTATCAATGTTATTGTGGGACGTATATTCATTAATAGCATTGTCAACGTCGCCATCTAATCTAACAAAGGTGGCTTCTTTGCCAATGGATGTCTTTAATTGATGAATCCCACTTACATCTTTTTCAGCCACATAGATTACAGAAATGTTAATGTCAAAAGCATTATCCATCAGTTCCATAAACCTTAATTTTTCCTTCTCTGGAATGTGATCAGGGTCAATGGCTATCGCTATATTTTGTGGATTACGGTAAAGAGCATTTTCAGGAATTACCCATAAAGGGCTGTCAATACTTCCAACCATGTTGGCAGTAGTTGAACCACCTAAAAATTGCTCCCAACCTGACGCGCCGTGTGTCCCCATGATTATCAAGTCAACGGGATATTCTTCGGAATAGATGTTCAATGCTTGTGCCAGCATTCCCGGAGAGGTGGTTGTGAAATAATCAATTTCATGCAGTTCAGTAAATTCTGAGGACAGTTGATTGAGTTCATCTTCAGTGGCCTCTTTAAAGTCTGTTAGTGAAATAGGATACACACCTGTAGCGGCATCTGTGGTGGTTGTTTCTACAGGTACATTGTAACTTTTAAGTATAGTGAGTTTTCCGTGGAGGATTTTTGTTAATGCTATAGCGTAGTTTAATGCATTTCTAGAGGGTTTTGAGCCATCGTAAGCAATTAATATGTTATTTATGGGGCTTAAGGTTTTCATAGCTGGTTATCTTTTTTATAAATAATATTGAAAATATAATGCCACATTTAAATATGTTTCACTTTTAAAAATCATGTTGATTAGCCTAATTCGCCTTTGTGAAGCAATTATTATTGAAGTATAGGTATTATTGGTTGGGGCTGGTCGGAGTTTTACTGTTAGTATATATTTTCATATTGCCTTCTAGTTTATTTAATGACCCATACTCCACCGTCATCACCTCGTCAGAAAGACAACTGCTTTCCGCATCTGTTGCTGAAGATGGGCAATGGCGTTTTCCCGCTTTAGATTCTGTGCCCGAAAAATATGCCACGGCTGTTACCTATTTTGAGGATGAGTCTTTTTATTGGCATCCTGGTGTTAATCCATTTTCTCTGGTCAGAGCCACTGTTCAAAACGTTAGAAAGGGCCATGTGGTAAGTGGAGGAAGTACCATCACTATGCAGGTGGTGCGCATGAGTAGAAAAGATAAACCACGAACTTTTTGGCAAAAGTGCATCGAAATTGTGTTGGCCACTCGTTTAGAATGGAGTTATTCAAAGGAAGAAATTCTTTCTACTTATGCATCTCATGCACCTTTCGGAGGTAACGTAGTGGGATTAAGGGCAGCTACCTGGCGTTACTTTAACAGAAATCCTGATGACTTAAGCTGGGGCGAAGCCGCTTTACTTGCGGTACTTCCTAATAGTCCGGCGCTCATTCACCCGGGTAGAAATCGGGATGAATTGCAGGCTAAAAGAGATAGGCTGCTGCGAAAATTGAGAGATAATGAGGTGATCGACAGCTTAACCGCTGAGTTAGCTATGGCTGAAACCATTCCTTCTGAGCCTCTGCCTTTGCCTCAAAGAGCACCACACCTCCTTACGAGAGCCATTAATGATGGTAAGGCTCAGCAAAACCTGCAGACCACTATCAGGGCAGGCCTTCAAGATAGAGTTACACAAATCTTAGAAACTCATCACCGACATTTAAAAGCCAATGAAGTGCACAATGCGGCGGCTATAGTAGCTGATGTAAAAACTGGGGAAGTGCTGGCGTATGTTGGGAATGTAGTTCTGGCTGGGAAGGAGTATGATAGTCAGGTAGATGTAATAACGGCACCTCGAAGTACCGGAAGCATTCTTAAGCCTTTTTTATACGCTGCCATGATGGATGAAGGGCAGCTACTTCCCAAAATGTTAATTCCAGATATTCCAGTATTTATAAACGGCTTCGCTCCAAAAAATTTCTCAAAAACATATGATGGAGCCGTTCCGGCAGATAGGGCTTTAGCGCGGTCTCTAAATGTGCCGGCGGTTCAGTTATTAAGACAGTACAGGTATGAAAAATTTCATTCCCTGTTAAAAGAGTTAGGCATGACCACACTAACTAACTCCGCAGATCATTACGGTTTATCACTGGTCCTTGGCGGTGCAGAAGGATCTTTGTGGGACATCTCCGGAATGTATGCAGGCATGGCCAGATCTCTTAATTTTTATTCCGAGCATACAGATCGTTTCAAATATAATCAGCAGAACTATAAGCCCTTGACCTATCTGACTCGAGAGGATACTGCTGAAAAACGCAGTAAAAATGGACTTTTAAGTGCCCCTTCCATATATCACACATTCACTTCTATGCTTGAAGTTTATCGACCAATAGAAGAATCAGCATGGAAAATCTTTGAATCATCACAAAAAATTGCATGGAAAACCGGCACTAGCTTCGGTTACAGAGATGGCTGGGCGGTGGGTGTTACGTCAGATTATGTGGTGGGTGTATGGGTAGGTAATGCTGATGGCGAAGGCCGACCTGGTCTTACCGGAGTAGAGGCTGCAGCCCCAATAATGTTCGATATTTTTGATTTAATGCCTAAATCATCCTGGTTTAAGGAGCCTTTGCAAGAAATGATTAGTTTGCCTATTTGCGCTGTTAGTGGATATCAGGCAAATGAATATTGCACAGAAGTGGATACAGTAAATGTGATAAAATATGGGCAAACCTTACATCAATGTCCCTACCACAAATTGGTACATTTAGATCAGAGCGGTTACCGAGTAACTTCTGACTGTGAGTCGGTAAATAACATGGATCATGTGAGTTGGTTTGTATTGCCTCCTGTGCAGGAGTTTTATTACCGATCTAAGCATCCTTCATACAAGAAAATGCCTTCATTAAGATCTGATTGTCAGTTGATTAATGCTGAAATAATGGAGCTTATTTACCCCAAGCCGAATGCTGAAATATTCATCCCTAGAGAACTGGATGGGACACCGGGTAGGGCCGTGTTTGAAGTAGCCCACCGCAGGCCTGAAACTACCATTTATTGGCATTTAAATGATGTTTATATTGGTGAAACAAAGAGGATCCATCAGATGTCCGTTAACCCTGGGGGAGGTGACTATGAGTTGACCCTGGTAGATGAAAATGGTATGAGTATAAAGCAGAGTTTTACCATTATTTCTAAGTAACTTCGCGAAATTCTTGAAAAGAATGAGGTAATAACTTACCTGA
This genomic interval carries:
- the pbpC gene encoding penicillin-binding protein 1C — encoded protein: MKQLLLKYRYYWLGLVGVLLLVYIFILPSSLFNDPYSTVITSSERQLLSASVAEDGQWRFPALDSVPEKYATAVTYFEDESFYWHPGVNPFSLVRATVQNVRKGHVVSGGSTITMQVVRMSRKDKPRTFWQKCIEIVLATRLEWSYSKEEILSTYASHAPFGGNVVGLRAATWRYFNRNPDDLSWGEAALLAVLPNSPALIHPGRNRDELQAKRDRLLRKLRDNEVIDSLTAELAMAETIPSEPLPLPQRAPHLLTRAINDGKAQQNLQTTIRAGLQDRVTQILETHHRHLKANEVHNAAAIVADVKTGEVLAYVGNVVLAGKEYDSQVDVITAPRSTGSILKPFLYAAMMDEGQLLPKMLIPDIPVFINGFAPKNFSKTYDGAVPADRALARSLNVPAVQLLRQYRYEKFHSLLKELGMTTLTNSADHYGLSLVLGGAEGSLWDISGMYAGMARSLNFYSEHTDRFKYNQQNYKPLTYLTREDTAEKRSKNGLLSAPSIYHTFTSMLEVYRPIEESAWKIFESSQKIAWKTGTSFGYRDGWAVGVTSDYVVGVWVGNADGEGRPGLTGVEAAAPIMFDIFDLMPKSSWFKEPLQEMISLPICAVSGYQANEYCTEVDTVNVIKYGQTLHQCPYHKLVHLDQSGYRVTSDCESVNNMDHVSWFVLPPVQEFYYRSKHPSYKKMPSLRSDCQLINAEIMELIYPKPNAEIFIPRELDGTPGRAVFEVAHRRPETTIYWHLNDVYIGETKRIHQMSVNPGGGDYELTLVDENGMSIKQSFTIISK
- a CDS encoding universal stress protein; its protein translation is MKTLSPINNILIAYDGSKPSRNALNYAIALTKILHGKLTILKSYNVPVETTTTDAATGVYPISLTDFKEATEDELNQLSSEFTELHEIDYFTTTSPGMLAQALNIYSEEYPVDLIIMGTHGASGWEQFLGGSTTANMVGSIDSPLWVIPENALYRNPQNIAIAIDPDHIPEKEKLRFMELMDNAFDINISVIYVAEKDVSGIHQLKTSIGKEATFVRLDGDVDNAINEYTSHNNIDTLFVIHKDRNFISDLFHKSMSKKIVSTTKIPVVVL
- a CDS encoding flavin reductase family protein, which produces MIIDPSTEALNKLHGILVGAVAPRPIAFASTIDAKGNVNLSPFSYFNVFSVNPPILVFSPSRRGRDNTTKDTQDNVLEVPEVVISTVNYSIVEQMSLSSTEYDKGVNEFVKSGLTPIPSTKIKPPRVAEAPVSFECKVIDVQPLGENGGAGNLVLCEVLLVHINDDILDENEVIDPYKLDAVARMGANWYCRAQGDAIFEIPKPLRRLGVGVDQIPESIRNSDVLTGNNLGRLGNVEVLPTQDEINAYIENNVLVEDVKELHIQAKQHLDNGDVLTAWKVLLYADSL
- the fahA gene encoding fumarylacetoacetase, giving the protein MNIKANDPSLKSWVEIPSDSDFPIQNLPFGIFSTDYLEAGAGVAIGNHILDLTYLHENGFLDGLGLPAGVFNQKYLNDFIGLGKQVAREVRGRISELLNVENDELQSQVAARELSLIPMDEAQMHMPIRVPNYTDFYSSEYHAANVGTMFRDEENALFPNWKHLPVGYHGRASSIVASGVDIHRPYGQLKPAEVEKPFFGASKRLDFELEMAFITCKENGLGNPVSLSESDDYIFGFVLFNDWSARDVQVWEYVPLGPFLAKSFASSMSPWIVTADALEPFKVNGPKQDPEVLPYLQYEGSKNYDIDLQVFIQPDNDVANLVCSTNFKHMYWNVNQQLAHQTMNGCNLQVGDMYASGTISGPDEGSFGSMLELAWKGTKPIQLKNGQKRSFLEDGDTVIMKGQCERNGVKIGFGELKNKVLPSKNKDS